The following coding sequences lie in one Corticium candelabrum chromosome 10, ooCorCand1.1, whole genome shotgun sequence genomic window:
- the LOC134186270 gene encoding inactive tyrosine-protein kinase transmembrane receptor ROR1-like, producing the protein MDCYTGRGEDYNGTADVAVTNETCVEWSSVSNWNYTHSFCRNPDASMDEPWCYINSQNPHPMRCHLERCQEPEVGLSVDFIVAASVVPFVVALLLFALLIVWQKARRRRLERSGSTDLIAEDVDGQNHSDGTKGSGNDSGIEIIIEEVGTVVKDKLDGGIQRSPVKSKPVDAKYHEPEMLYESQRGRTAWVLPPLLGIEQEFPRDQLCSLKVLGAGKYAKLMQGEAMTLVDECPVSSTVLIKVISETATESQVKEFKNDVARVAKLQHPNVLEISAVCTTTYPFSIIYRLDDYVSLKEYLITAAACNEADFDSSFLSRNSTGPLFTELLINSDLLSICYQVAEGMKYLSREDFVHKDLATRNCLAGNGIQVKITLYGVPLQEYSKDYAPLEQIRAGSNKSNASRRLKTKSASLPLRWMAPESLQTGTCTTESDVWSFGILMWEVFSLGERPYNLLTDVEVIEQVAKHGHTIDCPPRCPPEVHALMTKCWRQTPESRPSFAELHNSMDKWIKDGRYTDSSTTFL; encoded by the exons ATGGATTGCTACACTGGTAGGGGAGAAGACTACAACGGCACGGCCGATGTGGCTGTAACCAACGAGACCTGCGTCGAATGGAGTTCGGTGTCGAATTGGAACTACACACACAGTTTTTGTCGAAATCCGGACGCCAGCATGGACGAACCGTGGTGCTACATCAACTCGCAGAATCCTCACCCAATGCGGTGTCACCTGGAGAGGTGTCAAGAGCCTGAAGTTG gtctgtctgttgattttATTGTGGCGGCGAGTGTTGTACCATTCGTCGTTGCTCTCTTACTCTTCGCTCTCCTGATTGTCTGGCAAAAAGCGAGAAGGAGACGACTGGAAAGAAGTGGAAGTACGGATTTGATAGCCGAAGATGTCGATGGGCAGAATCATTCGGATGGTACCAAAGGCAGTGGAAACGATTCGG GGATCGAGATTATCATTGAAGAAGTCGGGACTGTAGTGAAGGACAAGCTGGATGGAGGGATACAACGGTCACCGGTGAAAAGCAAGCCTGTAGATGCGAAATATCACGAGCCCGAAATGCTGTATGAGTCTCAGCGCGGTCGAACGGCTTGGGTCCTACCTCCTCTTCTTGGTATCGAGCAAGAGTTCCCACGTGACCAGCTGTGCTCGCTCAAAGTTCTCGGTGCAGGAAAATACGCCAAG CTGATGCAGGGCGAGGCGATGACGCTTGTGGATGAGTGCCCAGTGTCATCTACTGTGCTCATCAAGGTAATATCCGAGACTGCCACTGAATCTCAAGTCAAAGAATTCAAAAATGACGTCGCACGAGTGGCAAAACTCCAACACCCGAACGTGTTAGAGATATCAGCAGTCTGCACGACTACATACCCATTCTCGATAATCTACCGGCTCGATGACTATGTCTCACTCAAAGAATATCTCATAACAGCAGCCGCATGCAACGAGGCCGACTTCGATAGTTCGTTTCTCTCTCGAAACTCGACTGGGCCACTTTTTACTGAACTACTCATTAACAGTGATCTTCTATCAATATGTTACCAGGTCGCTGAAGGCATGAAGTACCTCTCAAGAGAGGACTTCGTGCACAAAGACCTGGCAACACGGAACTGCCTAGCAGGCAATGGAATTCAAGTGAAGATTACATTGTATGGGGTACCACTTCAAGAGTATAGCAAAGACTATGCACCTCTGGAGCAAATCAGAGCAGgtagcaacaaaagcaacgCATCGCGTCGTTTGAAAACGAAATCTGCATCATTGCCTTTGCGCTGGATGGCGCCCGAGTCGCTCCAAACTGGCACATGCACCACTGAGAGTGATGTGTGGTCGTTCGGAATTCTCATGTGGGAGGTGTTCAGTCTGGGAGAGAGGCCATACAATCTGCTGACCGATGTCGAAGTTATCGAGCAAGTTGCCAAACATGGACACACTATTGATTGTCCACCTCGCTGTCCGCCCGAGGTGCATGCTCTTATGACCAAATGCTGGCGACAGACACCAGAGTCGAGACCTTCGTTTGCTGAACTTCACAACTCGATGGATAAATGGATAAAGGACGGTCGATATACTGACTCTTCAACTACATTCCTTTGA